The nucleotide window gacactacatactgatatacacctgaacatcagcaggagaggactctttaaagtagagacactacatactgatatacacctgaacatcagcaggagaggactctttaaagtagagacactacatcctgatatacacctgaacatcagcaggagaggactctttaaagtagagacactacacactgatatacacctgatcatcagcaggagaggactctttaaagtagagacactacatcctgatatacacctgaacatcagcaggagaggactctttaaagtagagacactacatcctgatatacacctgaacatcagcaggagaggactctttaaagtagagacactacatcctgatatacacctgatcatcagcaggagaggactctttaaagtagagacactacatcctgatatacacctgaacatcagcaggagaggactctttaaagtagagacactacatactgatatacacctgaacataagCAGAATAAGGCCCCTTTAATATCCTAGAAAAAATATCTTCAGCAGAAAGAGGTTGTTTGTCCACATGATCCACCCTTTCCTTCAGACTACCTCACATAGAAACACAATTCAATCTTTATGAAGTATTGCTTAATGCAGTGACCCACCCGAACACGTCTAAAAGGGCCTTGTAGTTTCTGAAATGTCACAGAGAGAACCACACATTTAAAGTTGTGTTTATAACTTCTGTTTTGTCAATGTGCCAACTTCCTCTTGACATATTGCATGTGCCTGGTTTTAAAAAGAGCTCTGTAGGAAAGACATACACGGGAGCGGAGCTGAAATAGAGCATTTGTTTCGGCGTCACCTCTATTCATTCAGCTGGTACGGTACATCATCAAGGAAACattcatcttacatttatttataaagtCATAACCCAGCTGGCTCTCAAATATGTACGAAGAGGgggaaatatatttttaaactgaGAAACAGTGAAGAGCAAACAGCTTCTCTCAGTCATGAAgagaatataaataaataaataaaaccccTGGTTGTTTCTGATAGCTTTAAATGTTCAGCAATCACACTTTACTTAAAGTATAAAATCTAAATATATCCAACTGCTATTTTATTTTACCTTACACAGGGTGCAGCAGGGGCAGATACACATAATGTTTCCCTTATTACACAGTTTAATGGAATACTTAATTATGATTGGTCAACTCGGACAGTCCAGAGGTTGTTCATTTTCgctaacagaccgttgctaaggagagcagaccgttgctaaggaggatcaagggacTTTGGGTGTGTCTCACTTcggttatttttcatttcctcactCCTCGGGCTCGGTGTCactggaagttgatttgtctgcgccatcttgagtaacgttcccagtggccttatttgtgtcggaggaccgaggatcgaggatcgataacggaggagcgataacggaggaactaccagaccatcctctggtgaaatcctcagacactcgccccacccccttactgtgtatcgctcactgattggacgatgcagcgcatgcactggctgctgtcagacgatcagctgtgcggcgtcatcacaaacggacgtcgcttcacgtgacgctccggaggaaacgaCGTTCCATTGCTcctaaaactcatttccctgcttctcgtggtttccttgcgtctctccttgcttccctggtgggagggactagtcgcagggaaacaacgcaagtgagggacgcaaggaatccattcaaccgaagtgagatgcagcctatgtgcagtcatatcaatcagcAGAAATAAGTCAATTTAACGTCAGCTGTGGACAAACATTCGTTTTCACTTTTCATCCATCGAAaatttttaattaattaatctttatATTTCTGTATTTTTGGAGATGAACATTTGTATTTTCAAAACAGCTTGGAGAAGACTCTGAATAAATGTTGATCTATTCTATACCATGTATGAAGGCCTATTTCTGAGACTAAGTATACATATGAGAAAGATATTAACAAATGCTTTCATTTTCTTGTAAATAAACGTAATGGATTTACAGACTCTGTGGAATTTGTTTGTATATTTGCAAACAACAAAATGCTTCTGTTGAagtgttttacatttaaagaatacaaataatgcACACATTGTCAATCTTTTCACACAAATAATACTGAGACACATCTTCCTACATCTGGCAGTGATTGGTTCAGCTCTAATTTAACATGGCAGTCtcttaataaaccaaatatggaCATTACTGCATttcattttgagatttcttcttTTAGGATTGATACAAATGCCTAAAATGTGAGCTaagagcagagtgtgtgtggagGGCCTGGGTGGGGAGGGGCATGCTCTCTGATGAGGCTCACAATGCCTCCTTTTCACAGATGAACCGCCCTCCCTCCCAGTTCAGCCCTATTCCTTACCGGATCCCTCTCTGTCTGCTGCGAGTGGTGAGggaggggagggagagaggggagagagggagagagggaagcTCTCCACCACTAATGTTTTCTTTAGGAACAGGCTGCTGCTTGTTTGACTTCCAATGAAAACAACGCCAGCGTTTGCAGTTTGAACAAATTGTCCAGTGTTGCCCAGTGAGGCAGAGGCCAGAGCAAAGGGAGGACCAGTAGAGCcgggatggtgtgtgtgtgtgtgtgtgtgtgtgtgtgtgtgtgtgtgtgtgtgtgtgggtgtgtgtgtgtgtgtgtgtatattaatgtgtgtgtgtgtgtgtgtgtgtgtgtgtgtgtgtgtgtgtgtgtgtgtgtgtgtgtgtggtgtgtgtgaatgtgtgtgtgtgtgtggatgtgataTGGATTGCAGTACACTACATTCAAGTGCAGCATCCACCCCAATACATCTCTCTTGGTTTTCTTAAAGTCAGAATATTTTTGGACTTAATTTGACATTTTTGCCGATTTGTGCAAAAaccattattgtttttatttgcacatgtttttaaataatatctCAAACCATAATGTGTTCGCTACTTAagtgtttatttgtattttctatTACTTATGTCATGTGTGCTTTTACCCTATATTTAACGTGCAAGCTACTTAATTATAGcttgccttttatctgctatgTCACGTTTGTTGTATTGCTGTCGTTTCCCAGGactaataaaggaattctgCTTCTGATATTTCAATGATTTATAGAGAGCAAAACATGCTATTAATGACCAGTATGGGTTGGAACTGAGACGCTATGGACTCCATGAACAGGTGTGCAAAGGCGCAGAACAGATTGCACTTGTAGGATGCAATCTGTACTTTTATAGCCCCGAGTGAAGCAGCTGGGAGAGCAGATTCTGATAAGATCACAGCAGGAGACTCAGACCGAAAGCATTACTccataaaaaataaagaaaagtgTGGGGCTGCACAGGTGGGGCCGTGTTGCCTCAGGTTCTGGTGGGAAACAATGAAATACAATCCAGGAAGTCCATTTCATGTTGTAAAGCCACAACACTCACATCTGTGTTTACTGTAGGAAACCACGAGGAAGGTTTCTTTAAATTCTCTGATTTGTAGCAGCTTTCTGCTGACTCCATGGAAGGCTGTTTGTAGCTAACGGTAACCTCCCGACATGTTAACATTTGTAAATCAAGTTTTTTTGACAGATCACATGTGCACAATTGGGAAAGTGAGGTTTGAGTAGAGTCGTGTGTATTTTGTATGAAAAGCACAAATCAATTCGGCTCTCTCAAACTTCACAAAAATTCAAGCAATTTCCAAGTTTATGTTCATTCGTCAAGCGGTAAAATATAAAAGCCAGGATTTACCGTATCTGTGTCGCTGGGCTGGAACATGAAGTCCGGGGCTTGCTGAAACATGAGGTTCTTCTCAACAAACAGCTGCTGGTGGAACTCCTGCAGaacctacgtgtgtgtgtgtgtgtgtgtgtgtgtgtgtgtgtggtggtgtgtgtgtgtgtgtgtgtgtgtgtgggtgtgtgtgtgtgtgtgtgtggtgtgtgtgtgtgtgtgtgtgtttgtgagggaAAAGAAGAAGTACATAGTTTAGTATTGCCAGAAATAAGCCATAGCTctggagcaggggtggggaacctttttcctctcaagagccatttcaattttttcaacatcctccgagggccgtacaaatgattgacctctgcatacaaatacagcccattcatttggtctttctttcatgctgtgcaaagaaaaagcaacctcttaatccagatatcttaccatgactcgcgcatgcatgcacgtgcacggtgtggcatgaccaccaaaacagaaatatatggacacaagatgtgtgcaaatgtatttagtttcctatccatgtgaacatgatttaagtggggggggaacctaacctcctctaagggggtccgggggcatgctcccccgagaAGATacttaggcttgtgttgtgttcaaggaccctgaccttcgtgttgtgttcaaggaccctgatcttAGCCagaaaaaacaggcactcgcttgtttaattattttgcgttctagaattctttatttattttatttttttgcgtgtgtttataaattacctcgagggccgtaccaaatggtctcgcggtccgtatacggcccggaggccggaggttccccacccctgttctTCAGCAACCCTTCTTGCAAAAAAATCCTTAAATGTAATCAaatcaaaatatatttatatagaacTTTTCACACACAAAGGTAACTCAAAGGTTCTTCACAAACCAAACACATAGCcaatttacaaaaaaacaaacaatactaTCTCCCCCTTCCCTAGTCTAGTCAGAGTTACACATAGCTTTGTGattaaaaataacatttaataCCAAAGCAGGAATGTATAATAcaggaataaaataatacaaaattgtAAAACGGAGTCAAATTACAATAAAAATAAGAACAAGGACAATTCAATAAAAGTTAATGTAATATGTTACTCAGAAACAATTTCTTTATGTTCCTTTTTACACTTTAAAAGACAAAGCCCTGTAGATTTAAAGAATGATCAGACATTAAAAGTAATGACCTGTATGTGACATCCCACAGTTTTTAAAAATGTCAGTTCGCTACTAACCTTCATTAGCCTCCAGAGGTGGAGAAATTATTTACTTTTCCTACATTTTCGTATGAAAAGCCATATTTAGACTTAGgcttaacacaacatattaaaGAATGTCATGATCGCGTCATGGAGTGAAATCAAAATGTCCCTCTACACAGAGCTCACATAAGATCTGCTGCAGGGGAGTCGTGTGTTCACGGGAAGCACGTGAGCACTGAAATGTGAGCTCTGCCTGAAAACCCGCTGCGTCCCTCTCTAATGATTTGTTCTTATTCTGGCCCGAGAAGAAACTAAACGCCAACAGAGAGGCAAGATGAACCAGAACAAATCAGACTGAGAGAGGCTAACGAAGCTCAATGAGTGTAACCCAGGAGCGCAGAGGAAACTCTAACCTGCCAATTCATTAGCAGGCGGTGAGGCAGAGCTCTTAGAAAGACACGGAGGGACACTGATGGGTTGGAGATGTCCTGAACACATCTCAACCGtagatgcacgagtgactggacctactcttccataagtgggtcaaaacaatgtttgcaaactattaaaagcgaggctattgcagtagacctaacgttagtctagtagcctcacttctaatatgttGCTAACCATCAGCtggatacatgttggctagctaatgagcttcacatatcgacctgaaaaactgcgaggctccactcgcagccccccccctcccctccgcaccacagttactccgctgcgagacgctgcacgcacccccaactctgactgacttcccgcatccctgtgtaactgggaaactgatagaattggatcataagatcgtgTTTTTGCAACCTCAGCATAGGGGaatgggatgtttattgaacttcggtttaacacatgtcgctcagcgctgctgcttgcttcagtctgtgtctgcgttcttcgcacctgcctgtaatctgagaaggtccagCCTcactggctggctcccgcccagAAAATCTTCAGtgatagcctatcagatagcgctgagGCGGGACATTGCTCATGTACACAAGAGTGGTGACTgaagccagagaaacggccgcatcagagccaaagttttatcggcaatttgataaaaaaaaggccgataccgataatctgtcaaatgcggaatatcggccccgataatcggccaggccgatacaggtatacatgtgtctgttgattgtgtatatataggatatacatatttgtatatatatttgtattcgggattgtgggaaacggtatttcgatctctctacacacaaactgaaagattgataattaagttgactttgactttcagTGGGAAAGTCCACAGCAAACGTCATCAAATAAACACAATGAGCTGGGGTTAAAATATTCTGCAGCAGGGATATCCAACCGAGTACTTTTGTGTATTAGTAGCTACATACTTCTGAGACATTGTACTTACAATTCTAAACGAATAGCCCTTTTAAGTTGATATCAAACATGCTTAACTTGAATTAGTGAATGTATATTTAGCGCACCTTGACCCAGTCCTCCATGTCTCCGTCATCAATGACCTCCAAGATCTCCTGCTCCTCGATGGTCAGCTCATCTGGCTGCGACGACTGCAAACAAGGAAACAGCATTTGTTAAAAAACTAAACTGAAAGCTAAATGATTTCTAGCAACTggatactttttattttatagatTTGTTAGCATTATTTTGTAATCTGCCAAATGTCTAATGTTGGGAATGTTCGGTTGTAATGtgataaatgttaaaaaaagtgaCATGGAAGCTTTCTACCTTAGGCAACATCATGGTCTGGTTCCAACTCTCAATTTGTGTTGTCGCTCATTTTTCTTTTGTATTCAATCAATTTTTCCCACTATTGTGTTTTCTACGGTACCTTGTAGGAGTAGAGGACTTTGCAGGTGAGCGGATAGTTCTTCAAGGTGCTGGAGGGACTCGAGCTGCTGTCGTCTAAAACCTCCCCGCTGTCCTCCATCTCCTCCTCGTCCTCTCGCTCCAAATCCGCCGTTCCCTGCAGGAAAATTAGATATTATATGTAACTGATCACAATTGATTATCTGCACTCTTATGGTTACAACAGAGTTTGGCACATAtgtcaaaagtacacacatcctttactcaagtagaagtacagatactcatgtttaaaaatactctggtaaaagtagaagtactgactaaacttctttactcaagtgaaagtaaaaaggctttgaagtgtacttcagtaaaaagtacccatagctagcagctgctttaaagagtacctgacctccctttatattaacagaacaataatgtcattgttagctaatgaatgtttccatgctgaacaacggcaacatgacaacgtttccattggtccctcttctttagagaagaccaggaagtgatggatacacggatcgtgttccaatcaataggcacgcagtgactctgaagaataatgatcacgcaccaaacacacattcagactaaaggaaccagctgtttggaaaatgagagaagtagaaagtacaggtacttgagttcaacatgtaagaagtagaaagtacaggtatttgagttcaacatgtaagaagtagaaagtacaggtatttgagttcaacatgtgagaagtagaaagtacaggtatttgagttcaacatgtaagaagtagaaagtacaggtatttgagttcaacatgtaagaagtagaaagtacaggtatttgagttcaacatgtaagaagtagaaagtacaggtatttgggttcaacatgtaagaagtagaaagtacaggtatttgtgttcaacatgtaagaagtagaaagtacaggtatttgagttcaacatgcaagaagtagaaagtacaggtatttgtgttcaacatgtaagaagtagaaagtacaggtatttgtgttcaacatgtaagaatagaaagtacaggtatttgagttcaacatgtaagaagtagaaagttcaggtatttgagttcaacatgcaagaagtagaaagtacaggtatttgtgttcaacatgtaagaagtagaaagtacaggtatttgtgttcaacatgtaagaatagaaagtacaggtatttgagttcaacatgtaagaagtagaaagtacaggtatttgtgttcaacatgtaagaagtagaaagtacaggtatttgtgttcaacatgtaagaagtagaaagtacaggtatttgtgttcaacatgtaagaagtagaaagtacaggtatttgtgttcaacatgtaaaaagtagaagtacaggtatttgtgttcaacatgtaagaagtaaaaagtacaggtatttgtgttcaacatgtaagaagtagaaagtacaggtatttgggttcaaaatgtaagaagtagaaagtacagctatttgtgttcaacatgtaagaagtagaaagtacaggtatttgagttcaacatgtaagaagtagaaagtacaggtatttgggttcaacatgtaagaagtagaaagtacaggtatttgtgttcaaaatgtgagaagtagaaagtacaggtatttgagttcaacatgtaagaagtagaaagtacaggtatttgggttcaacatgtaagaagtagaaagtacaggtatttgtgttcaaaatgtgagaagtagaaagtacaggtatttgagttcaacatgtaagaagtagaaagtacaggtatttgggttcaaaatgtaagaagtagaaagtacaggtatttgtgttcaacatgtaagaagtagaaagtacaggtatttgagttcaacatgtaagaagtagaaagtacaggtatttgagttcaacatgtaagaagtagaaagtacaggtatttgggttcaacatgtaagaagtagaaagtacaggtatttgtgttcaacatgtaagaagtagaaagtacaggtatttgtgttcaatgagaagtagaaagtacaggtatttgtgttcaatatgtaagaagtagaaagtacaggtatttgtgttcaacatgtaagaagtagaaagtacaggtatttgggttcaacatgtgagaagtagtaaagtacaggtatttgtgtcaacatgtaagaagtagaaagtacaggtatttgggttcaacatgtgagaagtagaaagtacagatatttgtgttcaacatgtaagaagtagaaagtacaggtatttgtgttcaacatgtaagaagtagaaagtacaggtatttgtgttcaaaatgtgagaagtagaaagtacaggtatttgtgtaaaAAGTCgtaagaaaaataagtagtggagtaaagtactgataccagacaaATGTACTTGAgtgcagtaacaaagtatttgtactccactacctcCCACCTCTGAAGTTTGATGACAACTAAAAGAGGTtacaaatatgaaaaataatgtGTAAGAGTTGTGCAGTTGTGGGTCTTACAGAGAGTGAAGGATCATGGGTATTGAGGTTGTTCCAGCGCTCGTTCTCCAGCTCCTCCATCACTTGGTTCATGGCGCTCTTCAGCCACGTTTCCACGGCAACACCCGCCTGCCGAAGCAACTCCAGACGAGCCTCGGCCTTCACTTTCACCGTCTGCAAGATAAATCAATAAAACATGACGACATGCTGAAACAATATTTCTATGCGTGTTACTTATAGCGGTAATTTTTGGCTTATATTTTGAGTTAATTAGCTTAAAGTTAACATTTATTGTCTCTCTTACACATGAGGTTTTTTTTGTTTCACAGCAATGATACAAATTatgcatttttgcatttcaggtaCACCCTGGAAAAATACAACATTGGATTGTAGCACAGTAGTATTTGAGCCTAGTCTGTGTCATTTCATCTGTTTAACCACTAGAGGGAGCACTGGGGCCACATTCAGGAacaagatcacacacacacaagttacCTCTGCCCTCCGGAGACTCTGCCTGGCGACCTCCATCTTGGTCTCCAGCTCAGTGTTGTTCTGCTCTGAGGACTCCTGCGTCCCGTATCCCTCCATAGCCTGAAAACACATCACAACAAATACTAATGTCATCATAAAGTTATAAAAACACAGGATTTAAACCcaataataacaaataaatctATGTATTGAAGACATTTTACTCGAGAGAAACTTCATTAACGAACATCTTTGAGACTTTATTTATTTgcattacatatttattttgaacTTCATGAGAATTTTGGCACATTTATTGGACAATTTCGGTGTAAAACTACAGCTTTTAAAAAAACAGAATAGCACTTCCATTTTAATTTAGATATAtttttcgttttttttaaatattgtttttaaatgGCATTTTCTCTTACTATATTTATGATATGTATCAAAACAGCAAAGCCAGTTCTGTGTAATAAAGAGCGACTTAATAAACCGGATATGGATTCTGAGAGAGAGCGACTCATTTCCTTATTAATGGAAGTGCGTTGATCCTTGTTTGCTGGAAAATAAACGTCATGCAATTCCTTATCTTCACCTGTTTACAATAAAATAATGGGTGACAATTAAGTAATGATAAGGAAGTCTTATCCTGTATTGCATCACTCCCTCATATTTCCCTTCACACATGGCTCATGATTTTATGATCCCAGGCTTATTAATATCAAACTAACCTACGTGGTTACAGTAAAAGGACAAATTCCAGTGTAGTGGGAACATATATTCGTTAGTCATTAACACAACACTGACCTCTTTAACTTCCTTCAATACATTTTACAGGGCTCCTGCAGGTTTCAccaactcaaatgtaagactttttaagaccactttgaatagaatttaggacctatttcacggcaagaaagtatgaaggaaaattgctatgaaagaagaaatacgtcccataattatttacaaagtaaatgtattcatgttcaacatgagaACGATGACTGAACATAACAGTACACAGTACACGCCCGGAGGTCCCCCGATGTTTTTGCGGGAGTAGCTGCACtagcaaaacaaacacacattttgttTGCAAAAGGTGCAGCGGGCTTCAAACACGTCCCCTCCACTGAACTTACACTTCCccatatttatttgtaagtagaTTCGAAGATACCTGAGTTTCTGACTGCCGCTAGCTGAAGcttggttgctaggttactagTCGGGTGTTCTCCGATAAGGGGCCGGGGGAAACAAAGTTAGTGATTACTGGTTCCATGTTGATTATTTCAATACAGATTGTTGGGGGGAACTGAAAGGCTCTTACCGTACTGGTTATTTGCAGCACGGACATTTCCCCCCAAAAATATTTAGACGCTATCGCAACACAGAAGTACCTTTCAAATCCCATCATTTTGAAGACTTTCAAAATCATATTTAAGACCTTTCTTATTTTTTTTGATCatatttaagactttttaaggcCTTAAATTCTGATTATCAAAATTAAGAGTTTTTAAGAACCCGCTGGAACCCGGTTTTAACATCTGTAAATCTGCTTAAAATCAAAGAGAAATAATTTATAAATTGTCTAGAATCATCACAAAGTCTATTTAACATATTTTCGCTGATGCTAATTTGCCAAAATGTGAAGAAATTCAAGCAAAAATAAACACGAACAAAAGACAGGACATCTGTGAGTgcctgtgttttgtttctattGATCCTCACCACTACCCGCACCCGATGCATTATTTTATAGTATTGGCATTGGTGCTTTGCTACTTCCAACAATGAGAAATACCTTACACCAACTAA belongs to Pseudochaenichthys georgianus chromosome 14, fPseGeo1.2, whole genome shotgun sequence and includes:
- the LOC139435134 gene encoding F-BAR and double SH3 domains protein 2-like, with amino-acid sequence MCICPCCTLCKVLELQKIAARRRRQSLDKEARKWASRVAREYKSIIHTQRAMEGYGTQESSEQNNTELETKMEVARQSLRRAETVKVKAEARLELLRQAGVAVETWLKSAMNQVMEELENERWNNLNTHDPSLSGTADLEREDEEEMEDSGEVLDDSSSSPSSTLKNYPLTCKVLYSYKSSQPDELTIEEQEILEVIDDGDMEDWVKVR